A genomic window from Chlorobium phaeobacteroides DSM 266 includes:
- the rplJ gene encoding 50S ribosomal protein L10, with protein sequence MKRDKKEQIVQDVAEKIDRSQGIYLTEFQGLSVAKMAELRNEFRKAGVEYRVVKNTLIKKALRDLSSADRLASGLKSTTAVAFGYDDPLAPAKIIRKFSKTNEALKFKMASIDGVVYDADSLPALSEMLSKTENIGRAAGLINGVVSSVPMVVNAVARNLVSVLDQIAKQKQ encoded by the coding sequence ATGAAGCGAGATAAAAAAGAACAGATTGTCCAGGACGTCGCGGAAAAGATCGACAGGTCACAGGGTATATATTTAACCGAGTTTCAGGGGTTAAGCGTAGCAAAAATGGCTGAACTGCGTAATGAGTTCAGAAAGGCAGGCGTTGAGTATCGGGTGGTTAAAAACACGCTGATTAAAAAAGCGCTCAGAGATCTCTCTTCAGCCGACAGGCTTGCTTCCGGTCTCAAGAGTACGACCGCAGTGGCCTTTGGTTACGATGATCCTCTTGCGCCAGCCAAGATAATCAGAAAGTTCAGCAAGACCAACGAGGCTCTGAAGTTTAAAATGGCATCCATTGACGGCGTTGTGTACGATGCCGATTCACTGCCGGCACTTTCCGAGATGTTGAGCAAGACGGAGAATATCGGTAGAGCGGCAGGTCTGATAAACGGCGTGGTGAGTTCCGTTCCCATGGTTGTCAATGCCGTCGCCAGAAATCTTGTTTCTGTACTCGATCAGATTGCAAAACAGAAACAGTAA
- the rplL gene encoding 50S ribosomal protein L7/L12, whose protein sequence is MSIETLVEEIGKLTLTEASELVKALEEKFGVSAAPAMMAGVMAAAPAGDAPAQEEKTEFDVVLTAAGESKINVIKVVRALTGLGLKEAKDLVDGAPKTVKEGISKDEAEKVAKELKDVGASVELK, encoded by the coding sequence ATGTCTATCGAAACACTTGTAGAGGAAATAGGTAAGCTTACTCTTACTGAGGCATCTGAGCTGGTCAAGGCACTGGAAGAGAAGTTTGGCGTAAGCGCAGCTCCTGCTATGATGGCCGGTGTTATGGCTGCAGCGCCTGCTGGCGACGCACCTGCACAGGAAGAAAAAACCGAGTTTGATGTTGTCCTTACTGCCGCTGGCGAAAGCAAAATCAATGTCATCAAGGTTGTTCGTGCACTTACCGGCCTTGGCCTGAAAGAGGCAAAGGATCTGGTTGACGGTGCGCCGAAGACGGTCAAAGAGGGTATTTCAAAGGATGAGGCCGAAAAAGTTGCCAAAGAACTCAAAGATGTTGGAGCATCTGTAGAACTGAAGTGA
- the rplA gene encoding 50S ribosomal protein L1, with the protein MAGKKYRDAVAKTDRFQEYDLVDAVEKIREITQVKFDATIDIAMKLGVDPRHADQVVRGTVMLPHGTGKTVSVLVVCKEAKAEEAVAAGADFVGFEEYVEKIQNGWTGVDVIIATPDVMGQLGKVAKILGPRGLMPNPKSGTVTMDVAKAVKEVKAGKIEFRVDKAGNVHAPVGKVSFQSEQLVENITSFLKEVVRLKPSAAKGQYVQGIALSSTMSPSVKVKREKFVA; encoded by the coding sequence ATGGCTGGAAAAAAATACAGAGATGCTGTTGCAAAAACGGATCGATTTCAGGAGTACGATCTTGTTGATGCGGTAGAAAAAATCAGGGAGATAACTCAGGTCAAGTTCGATGCTACCATTGATATTGCCATGAAGCTTGGCGTTGATCCTCGTCATGCTGATCAGGTAGTGCGTGGTACCGTCATGCTTCCGCATGGTACCGGCAAGACGGTATCGGTTCTGGTTGTCTGCAAAGAGGCCAAAGCTGAAGAGGCTGTTGCTGCCGGAGCTGATTTTGTGGGGTTTGAAGAGTACGTTGAAAAAATTCAGAACGGCTGGACAGGAGTTGATGTTATCATCGCCACCCCGGACGTTATGGGTCAGCTTGGTAAAGTAGCCAAAATTCTTGGGCCAAGGGGTCTTATGCCCAACCCGAAATCGGGTACCGTTACCATGGATGTGGCCAAGGCGGTCAAGGAAGTAAAAGCCGGTAAAATTGAATTCAGAGTTGACAAGGCAGGAAATGTTCACGCTCCGGTTGGCAAGGTGTCGTTTCAGTCTGAGCAGTTGGTGGAAAATATTACCAGTTTTCTTAAAGAGGTCGTACGTCTTAAGCCATCTGCGGCTAAAGGACAATATGTGCAGGGGATTGCGCTTTCGAGCACCATGTCTCCGAGCGTCAAGGTCAAAAGGGAAAAATTTGTTGCCTAA
- the rpoB gene encoding DNA-directed RNA polymerase subunit beta: protein MQFDKSEVHVKVADATPTPCIDFSKIQSVIDPPDLLKVQLDSFHNFIQDSVPLAKRRDQGLERVLRSAFPITDTRGLYLLEYISYSFDKPKYTVEDCIERGLTYDVSLKVKLKLSYKDEPDEADWKETIQQEVYLGRIPYMTERGTFIVNGAERVVVAQLHRSPGVVFSEAIHPNGKKMYSAKIVPTRGSWIEFQTDINNQIFVYIDQKKNFLVTALLRAIGFAKDEDILGLFDLVEEVKITSAKKEQLIGQYLASDIVDMQTGEVVSARTAITEDIVDQIIAAGYKSVRVMKSFSGNDKGPDKSIIINTILNDNSATEEEALEIVYEELRANEAPDIDAARSFLERTFFNQKKYDLGDVGRYRIRKKLSKEFEELHGYLDGQPELKKLSDTIYEKILHTIQSFSDEPIGGDILVLTHYDIIAVIYYLIKLVNGQAEVDDVDHLANRRVRSVGEQLAAQFVIGLARMGKNVREKLNSRDSDKIAPSDLINARTVSSVVSSFFATSQLSQFMDQTNPLAEMTNKRRVSALGPGGLTRERAGFEVRDVHYTHYGRLCPIETPEGPNIGLISSLSVYAEINDKGFIQTPYRVVTNGVVTDTVLMLSAEDEENKITVPVSIPLDENMKIAIESVQARTKGDYPLVPAEDVNYMDVSPVQIVSAAAALIPFLEHDDGNRALMGANMQRQAVPLLTAEAPIVGTGMESKVARDSRSVILAEGDGIVDDVTAEYIKVRYDIDADTDVRLSLLDPDEGLKTYKLIKFKRSNQDTCISQKPLIHIGQRVSKGDVLADSSSTENGELALGKNVLVAFMPWRGYNFEDAIILSERLVYDDVFTSIHIHEFEANVRDTKRGEEQFTRDIYNVSEDALRNLDENGIVRIGAEVKERDILVGKITPKGESDPTPEEKLLRAIFGDKSSDVKDASMHVPAGMKGIVIKTKLFSRKKKVGLDIKEKIEILEKKYDYKEYDLRKKFLKRLKQLLEGKTSTGIYSDKGKLLVAEDAVYDDSVLERFTAIPFLESIDFVKGVTQSEKVNENVMLLVKEFRLKLKDLNDERDNEKYKLNVGDELPPGIEELAKVYIAQKRKIQVGDKMAGRHGNKGVVGKILPIEDMPFMENGKPVDIVLNPLGVPSRMNIGQLYETSLGWAGKELGVKFKTPIFNGATYQEVQQELEKAGLPSHGKVSLYDGRTGEQFDDEVTIGYIYMLKLSHLVDDKIHARSTGPYSLITQQPLGGKAQFGGQRFGEMEVWALEAYGAANILREMLTVKSDDVIGRNKTYEAIVKGQNLPEPGTPESFNVLVRELQGLGLEIRIDDRVP from the coding sequence ATGCAATTTGATAAAAGCGAGGTGCATGTGAAAGTGGCTGATGCAACACCAACACCGTGTATTGACTTTTCAAAAATTCAGAGTGTTATAGATCCTCCCGACCTATTAAAAGTTCAGTTAGATTCATTTCATAATTTTATACAGGATAGTGTTCCGCTTGCCAAAAGAAGAGATCAGGGTCTGGAGAGAGTGCTTCGCAGTGCATTTCCCATTACTGATACTCGCGGACTATACCTGCTTGAGTATATATCCTACAGTTTCGATAAACCGAAATATACGGTTGAGGATTGTATTGAGCGAGGCCTTACCTATGATGTTTCGCTGAAAGTCAAGCTTAAGCTTTCCTATAAGGATGAGCCTGACGAAGCGGACTGGAAAGAGACAATTCAGCAGGAGGTCTATCTCGGCAGAATTCCCTATATGACTGAACGCGGTACGTTTATTGTCAATGGGGCCGAGCGCGTCGTTGTTGCCCAGTTGCATCGTTCCCCCGGGGTTGTATTCAGCGAAGCTATACATCCTAACGGCAAAAAGATGTATTCGGCCAAGATCGTGCCGACAAGGGGTTCATGGATCGAGTTTCAGACTGATATTAATAATCAGATATTCGTCTATATCGACCAGAAGAAAAACTTTCTGGTTACTGCACTTTTGCGCGCTATCGGGTTTGCAAAAGATGAAGATATTCTCGGCTTGTTCGATCTTGTTGAAGAGGTGAAAATAACCTCGGCGAAAAAAGAGCAGCTTATAGGGCAGTATCTTGCTTCCGATATTGTTGACATGCAGACTGGCGAGGTTGTCAGTGCAAGAACCGCGATTACCGAAGATATTGTCGATCAGATCATTGCTGCAGGATACAAGAGCGTCCGGGTGATGAAAAGCTTTTCCGGGAACGATAAGGGGCCGGACAAATCAATTATTATCAATACTATTCTCAACGATAACTCTGCAACCGAAGAAGAGGCGCTTGAAATAGTATATGAAGAGCTCCGTGCCAACGAGGCTCCTGATATCGACGCGGCAAGAAGTTTTCTTGAACGAACATTTTTTAATCAGAAGAAGTACGATCTTGGCGATGTAGGACGATACCGGATCCGTAAAAAACTAAGCAAGGAGTTTGAAGAGCTGCACGGTTATCTTGACGGGCAGCCCGAGCTTAAAAAACTTTCCGATACTATTTATGAAAAGATTCTCCATACGATTCAATCTTTTTCAGATGAGCCGATTGGAGGAGATATTCTGGTGCTTACCCACTATGATATCATTGCTGTTATTTATTACCTCATAAAACTTGTAAACGGTCAGGCTGAGGTTGACGATGTCGACCATCTTGCAAATCGCCGAGTTCGCTCGGTTGGTGAGCAGCTTGCCGCACAGTTTGTAATAGGTCTGGCAAGAATGGGTAAAAATGTCAGGGAAAAGCTCAATTCAAGAGACTCTGATAAAATAGCACCTTCGGATCTTATCAATGCAAGGACTGTATCAAGCGTCGTATCGAGCTTTTTTGCTACAAGTCAGCTATCGCAGTTCATGGATCAGACCAATCCTCTTGCTGAAATGACGAACAAGCGGAGGGTTTCTGCTCTTGGACCTGGAGGGTTGACTCGTGAACGCGCAGGTTTTGAAGTACGCGACGTTCATTATACGCACTATGGACGCCTTTGTCCTATCGAGACACCGGAAGGTCCCAATATCGGGCTTATTTCTTCCCTCTCGGTCTATGCGGAAATAAACGACAAAGGATTTATTCAGACGCCATACAGGGTGGTGACAAATGGAGTCGTAACCGACACCGTGCTCATGCTGTCGGCTGAAGATGAAGAAAACAAGATAACGGTTCCGGTCAGTATTCCGCTTGATGAGAATATGAAGATTGCGATCGAGTCTGTTCAGGCACGAACGAAAGGCGATTACCCGCTTGTTCCGGCTGAAGACGTCAATTATATGGATGTTTCGCCAGTACAGATTGTCAGTGCTGCAGCAGCCCTGATTCCGTTTCTTGAGCATGATGACGGAAACCGTGCACTTATGGGCGCAAACATGCAGCGCCAGGCAGTTCCGCTGCTTACAGCCGAGGCTCCTATAGTCGGAACCGGTATGGAGTCAAAAGTCGCAAGAGATTCACGTTCAGTTATTCTTGCCGAAGGCGATGGCATTGTCGATGATGTTACTGCTGAATATATCAAGGTTCGCTACGATATTGATGCAGATACCGATGTTCGTTTATCGCTGCTTGATCCTGACGAAGGTTTGAAAACCTACAAGCTGATCAAGTTCAAACGTTCTAACCAGGACACCTGTATTTCCCAGAAACCACTGATCCATATCGGTCAGCGAGTATCGAAAGGAGATGTTCTTGCAGACAGCTCCTCGACGGAAAACGGAGAGCTTGCTCTGGGCAAAAACGTTCTTGTTGCATTCATGCCATGGCGTGGCTATAACTTTGAAGACGCTATTATTCTCAGCGAGCGTCTTGTCTACGACGATGTTTTCACATCGATTCATATTCACGAATTTGAAGCGAATGTTCGGGATACAAAGCGCGGCGAAGAGCAGTTTACGCGCGACATTTACAATGTCAGCGAAGATGCGCTTAGAAATCTCGATGAAAACGGCATTGTTCGTATCGGAGCCGAGGTCAAGGAGAGGGATATACTTGTCGGGAAAATTACTCCGAAAGGCGAAAGCGATCCGACGCCGGAAGAAAAATTGCTCCGTGCGATTTTCGGTGATAAATCAAGCGACGTGAAAGACGCCTCAATGCATGTTCCCGCAGGAATGAAGGGGATAGTCATTAAAACGAAGCTATTCAGCCGCAAGAAAAAGGTCGGGCTTGATATCAAGGAAAAAATAGAGATACTTGAAAAAAAGTACGACTACAAAGAGTACGACTTGCGGAAGAAATTTTTAAAGAGACTGAAACAACTGCTTGAGGGAAAAACTTCAACCGGTATATACAGTGACAAGGGAAAACTGCTTGTAGCTGAGGACGCGGTGTATGATGACAGCGTTCTTGAAAGATTCACGGCTATCCCTTTTCTCGAGTCGATTGATTTTGTCAAGGGAGTTACTCAGTCCGAGAAAGTGAATGAAAATGTGATGTTGCTTGTCAAGGAGTTCCGTCTCAAACTCAAGGATCTGAACGACGAGAGGGACAATGAAAAGTACAAGCTTAACGTTGGAGACGAACTTCCTCCCGGAATCGAGGAGCTTGCAAAAGTCTACATTGCCCAGAAGAGAAAAATCCAGGTGGGTGATAAAATGGCCGGGCGGCATGGTAACAAGGGTGTTGTAGGCAAAATACTTCCTATCGAGGATATGCCGTTTATGGAAAACGGTAAACCTGTTGATATTGTACTTAATCCCCTTGGCGTACCGAGCCGAATGAATATCGGTCAGCTTTACGAAACATCGCTTGGCTGGGCCGGAAAAGAACTTGGTGTCAAATTCAAGACTCCGATTTTTAATGGCGCAACGTACCAGGAAGTACAGCAGGAGCTTGAAAAGGCAGGGCTTCCTTCCCATGGCAAGGTAAGCTTGTATGACGGAAGAACCGGCGAGCAGTTTGATGACGAGGTCACGATAGGGTATATCTATATGCTGAAATTAAGTCATCTGGTTGATGACAAGATTCATGCCCGTTCGACTGGCCCATACTCGCTTATAACCCAGCAGCCACTTGGCGGTAAAGCTCAGTTTGGAGGACAGCGGTTTGGTGAAATGGAGGTATGGGCGCTTGAAGCTTACGGCGCGGCCAATATCCTCAGGGAGATGTTGACAGTCAAATCCGATGATGTTATAGGTCGAAATAAAACCTATGAGGCTATCGTGAAGGGTCAGAATCTACCGGAACCGGGAACGCCGGAGTCATTTAATGTGCTTGTCAGGGAACTGCAGGGTCTCGGTCTTGAAATTCGTATTGACGACAGGGTTCCTTAG